Genomic segment of Malania oleifera isolate guangnan ecotype guangnan chromosome 7, ASM2987363v1, whole genome shotgun sequence:
TTTTTATGCAACATTAGAGGCTGGTGATTTTCTTTAATCATGTTGTTAGTAGGGTTTTAACCTAAAGTTCTGACCTTCTGTTTGTTCGGTTCCCAAACTTGTCATGCCATACGGACTAAACAAAGTCTCCAGTTTTCTCCTTTTCAGCTAGTTGGATTACAGGTGTATTTTAGTTGTCTTGGCACAACAAAATACTCGAATTTGACTTGATTTGAAGACAGTAAAATATTCGAACTCCACTTAACTCTACTTGAAATGAAAATGTGAAGTTTGTAACTTTTCAAATTCGatcaattttataattattaaatttgaactcaaaTCGGTTACAAGTTTATAAAATTTGAACTTGACTCAAGCAAgctaataaaatatatattataatataaaaataataaaatttaaaagtttGATTAGACTTGAAACTTGActcatttaaatattaaaatagctCGAGCAGAATTCAATCTTGAGTAGAATCGAATCGTTTGGCAGATCGCTTAATCCTGTTCATCTTCGGCGCAAGAGCGCTCGATCAGTGAGCTATTACGCACAAGGGCAGTCTGAATAACTCGCGAACAAACTTGACTCACACTCACATTCTTAAATTAGATGTAAAACTCAATGACCAAAACTTCTATATGGGCAGTAAAAGCAATTGATCCAATCAAATTTGGTAAGGCCTATATTGAAATGCCAATTAAATTTTGTAAGGCCTATATTGAATTGTGCGGGTTTGGGCCACTTGGTTTGAGTTTATAACTCATGTTCTTGTCTCTTCTTAATATTCCTTTTTTGCGTGACCCTAGTAAGTGCAAATTCTCCTGATTTATAGCTTATCATATCGATTGGGTTTGCCACTTCCATTTACAGATTCTGggttttttattttgtaattaagATTTGAGATTTTAAATCTATGTAATTTTGCTACTTCAATTTTTACATTTGCTCTATAagtacattatttttttttttcgctgGTCTACTATAGGCATATTTTGTTActtagattttatttttatttatcttggagattgttttttttttttcactggtTTACTATAGGCATATTTTGTTActtagattttatttttattttatatatatatatcttggagATTGTTTACCAAATTTGTACACCAACCAAACATGCATTGCTGCCGTTCAGTTGGTCATGTGTAGTGTTCTTAAGAGATTGATCATTCACTTAGAACAGAATCTTGTCATCAATGTGTAGGGGGAGCGTTAGGAGCTTGGCCTTGTAGCTCGGAGTCACCCAATCAAAGATAGATCTATAAAGATGGTGTTCATATAGTAGAATCATGAATATCAAAATCAAGTCACTAAAAAATTATAGAACAATTTGTTGGAGATTGTGAGtttaaaagttaatttttttatgaCTAAGGtttaaaattgtaataataaaaaaatcttgAAGACTCTTAACTATTTGGGGAAAGTGTAGATTCAAATTTGAAATGAACAAgaataggtttagggtttatgaaatCCCATAAGCACCAAGGTGATGGTTGATAAAATGTATAACAAAGTGTAAAGAGGATCCATTATTTAATATGAGTCCTTTCATTGCTCTACCTTTTCTTTTCTACAATTTCTAGCcttccaagaaatcaattcaCTTGTTGCCAATATTTGTGATATGCCTCTTACATTGTAAGTGAGGGCAGGCATAGGATTACAATCCATCCTCATAATTTATTGCCTTTCTTGAAAGGTGTTCGACTTTTGTTAGTCAATTGTATATAGAAGTTAGATTAAATTTGGTTTAAATGTTGAGTCTTGATGATTTTTAATGTTTGAGTATGAATGTGGCTTCTTGAATTTGTATTAACTTCATaacatataattttattttaacgGTATTTTTAATTATCTCATTATTGATCCATTGGTTTGACCATTGTCCTACTAATTGGACCAATAACCTAGTGATCTAGTCCCTTTACTAGGTCAATGGTGCTCTCCTATCGTGGATGTAGGTAatttgtcgaaccacgttaaatttgtGTGTCATCTTATCTTTTTTTTCTCGCGCAATTTTATTTCTCCATATCAGCATTTTACTTCAACATTTTTACATAGCAAAGCCTCTAGCCTTTGCTTACCCTCTAGGTTTCTAGGCAGCCATTAGGGAGCATCTATATAGGCGCATCCAttccccactctctctctctctctctctctcaaccacACCTCAAAGCAGCCATGGCTACCTTGATGCTAGCCAAGGAATCCTTTGCTTTTTGTTGATTCATCTATGACCAAAAACATAGAAAGCTCTAACCAACCTTGTTAGCAAAAACCCTATAATTTTTGCTtactctttctctttctctctcacacaCATGATTACATCGAAGAAGGTTTACATGATTGCTTACATAAGAGCTATATGCATGTGTTATCTCAAATATGTGTTTATGTGTAGAGGGCATCCGTGGTGTATATGTACATGTGGCTATAATAGTGAAGAACATTCGCGCCAAAATCGAACAATCACATAAACAACAGAAATAAAGAAGAATAAGAACCATACCTTGAACCCCTTCTCGAAGGCTTACAAGGAATACCCAAGACTGCCCAAGCATCTTCTCTAAACAAAGCGATACAATTCGTGAAGCCCTTGTGCTTTCTAAGAAAAACCCTCCTCTTATTCTCCCCAAGCCTTCATTTTTTCGCCTCAAACACTATTCCAAGCAAGTGGTGTTTAAAATAGTACGTGAATTACATGTGAGTTTGaagtaatatttaatataattttattatatattttatttaaattcacaaaaaactaaattcaaattcatattaccAGATGTAGAGTGAGTGTTCTTTTAGTGCTTTAAAAAATGACATCAAGtttgtttgattatttttttaatttttttatttcattccatGTGAATCCTACTTCATTTTTGTGTTTTCGTTTCATATTATCTCTTAGATTCAATTCTCCTCCCATTCCATATTCATTTTGTGAATCCCTAGCCCAAATCTCGAAATTTTAATAAGGGAGTTTTGGGGGATTTGGGTATTGCATTTGGTTTGTCATCTCTTTACATCTTTTCACCCTGCCCATTTGTGCAAAATCACTAAAAATAAAGGTTAAAAAAATGTTAGTACGCAGCTTAACTAAACAGTGAAAATGTCTGGGAAAGAGAAATTGCACTTCTGCATCCACAAAAAAAATAGTGACAATGAATTGGCTCTTGAATTTAATTTACATACTCATGCAAGAAACAAATACAAAGATCAATAATTTTAAAGCTTTCTACACCAACAATGGGACTCTTTCTATCTTTGAAGCTGTGTTTCCCCACATGGACGACAAGCCTGGGGTTGGGTATGTGATCCTCACGCTTCTTTGTACACGAAAAAATTTTCCCTCACACAAAACGAAAGGTGGGTATTGAACACACAGATGTGGACTAAATTTTGCTGCATATATGTACTGGCAGACGCTTGGGTGTAAAAACGTATCGTCATTCTGTGGTATTTGCGGAGGCATTTGTCTCTCTCTTCAGAAGTAGATGTCCCAACTCATCCTTCTTGAAGAGTTTCTCAACCAGTTCATCCCAGTTTGTTCTCCCACCACTTGATCTGGATTTAGGTTTTGAGGCCTCTTCACTCTGATTATGAGAAGTCTCTGCATCCTCATCTCCCGAGAGTTCTTCTGAGGCCGGCACGGCATGAGGAATGTTCAGACTGACAGCCTTTTGCAATGCATCCTTGTGTTCCTTTTCAATTGTCTGCAACCTCTCAAGTCTCGGAATTTTTGGTGCTGTTGTAATGGTCTCGGAGCTTTCTTTTATTCtctggaaaataatgaaattaacaGTGATGCTAATTTATTCAGTCAACTGAATAATCTCAATAAAAAAGTTGGTATTTAAGCAGCAGACACCGAGAAAATAGGGCAGCTTCAAGTTAGGCTTCTTTGGCATTTATATGATGTTTCATTACTACAAATAGGCTCATACAAGAGAGGCTTTGAATTCAAAAAGTTAATTTGTTGTCTGTCAGTCATTTCTGCATTTCCTCTTGACATTCCTTAGCAACTCAATTGAGGCATGTGTGCATAAGAGAGCTGGGTCTTACCAGACTTTAAGTGGTTAATGCACACTGCAGAGCGTACTAGTAAACCAACATGATGTCCGGTATAATTATAGAGGAAAAAAGATATATGGAACCATACAGGCCAACCATATGAACTCCTAAAGGCATACATTGAACAGACAACTAATCAAATTTGATATCATAAATACACAAATGAATACTGTGATTAACACTGCACTGTCAGTCACCTAACAGAATCACGGAAGACAGTTTCTAGCAATTAATTTacttatataataatatttataaataataataatatttattattactattgttttTATAAGCATGAGAAAATGTATattcaataatatttaaaacttgaCTGCCACTTCAGTCATGCTGCTCAAGAAACGCAGGTGCTCCAAGTTCAGGGATTTGTTTTTTGCAGTGTAGACCGCAGCAGCTTGTACCATATCTCTTAACACTAATCACTTAAATAGCTTCAAATACACTTAATATCGGGGCAAGAAACATGAAACTAAATCTATTAATACTACAGCTGAAGCATGCTTACTTGATATTTATGCTGGCATAAATGGCACATGATTCTTTACCTCTGACGGAACTATTAATAGACATCATGTACGCAACTCATTAACATGATAACATCTTTGCTCTAAAACATGTGTGAAGTTATCATGAGTAAATTCCATGCCAGAAAGAAAAACTAACTATCCAGAGGACATTGTATCACAAATGAACAGTTCTCCTGTAAACTAAATTGTTGATAAGGGGAAGGTGAAATCTAACTCGTATGCTTTCTTAAAAACCAATAGAGTGGACATGCCATTGACTGAGAAAGAAGACAGCAGGCCTCAGAACAAATTGTAAAAATGGTTCAAATGTGTCGATTATCTTCTTCCTTTTAGCAGTTCCTATCTCACAGAATTTCCATGTCCAATGTGAGAAACGAACCAGGACGTCTCATTGACTTTCTTGTGTTAATATGCTCCTAGCTACAAACAAAAGATAAGATCAAAGAAGTACGGCACTTACCTCTAAGGCTTTCTCTGATTCCCTTACTATCCAAATAATTCCATGATCAGAAGTGGAATTGCATGATAAAACAATATGTTCAAATCTTCCCTCAACAGGAATGGCTGTTCTGGCTTCTGGGGTAAATCTCCCACATCTGCACATACCAAGCACTAAAGACTCAGCATGAGAGCAAGAACAGTTGAAGTCTGTATATGTCACCAGGTCATTTAAGTGCAgaactttaaaataattaatgCAAAAGAAATATTTGGCCAATAGTCAATACCACATGGTTTGGACTAGATTAAATTGCATCGGAGTCAAAAAAAAATGGTTAGAGTAAATTATCTCATATTGAGGTATTATTAATATCactaagaaaataaaattaagataaaaaaaaaaaaaatcagatgcACATAGAAAACTAAGCATGCTAAATTGCCATCCTGAAACATCATTTAAGTTGTTTGGTAAAGAACTAAAAGTTGAAATTTCTTAAGATGAAGGCTATAAAacattttgatatatatatatatatatatatatatatatatatatatatatatatatatatatatatatatattttgtaactcttttAGAGCATTAGCGCATATATAGCATCCAACACTTTATAGGAAACTTTAACAGCATTCATACCTTGCTATTTAAATTTCTGAAAGATGAATAATagtttcaattaaaaaaattgttaagttgatttttaaaattataattgaaAAAGAGGACCACAAATGTCTAAACAATTTATTCAACATTATATGAGCATTCCATTATTTATGActttttaatatttgttttggGATTTGACAGTACTCAGAAAATTTGTAAGCCAACTGATTGCCCGAAAGCACTAGGCAATTATATTTCATTTGAAGATTAAAAATTTAGGGATTTTATATCAGTTTCAGGATATTGTTTATTTCAGTAATTTTTAATTACTTTGGGGCTGTTTTATGACTTTAGATTTTTCGAGaatattttgtaatttatattttctctCCCTCACAGTAGTTTCTCTCCCTCCTTGCATCTTCTTCTTGCTCCTTTCTTTTTCCCCCTctgctcttcttcttccttctcctcttcctgtttctgtttctgtttctctCTACCATCTGTTCTGTCCTGcagtttctatttttcacccTTTTTCTTTACTATTGTTCtcttcctctttctatttctctccGCCAATTCCATCTCTTCTCTTGCTTCCTCACTGTCTTGCAATATCCTACctctaaaaattcaaaatatcaagttAATCAcaatataatacatatatatatatatagagagagagagaggtgattACCTGCAAAACTTTCTCTCTACAATATGATACATTCGTCCAGGTGCGTACAGTCTTCTGGGATCTCTAAGCTTCCTATCTTCTGGGATGAAGGTATCCCTCAAGCAAACCAGAAATAGTAAACAGGGCAAGCTGTCCAAGGTGTTAATGCCCAGTAAGATTAATCACTGCTAAAAAAGGAAGAGAATATAAAACCAATAGAAAGATTTGAGGCATGATATGGCATTTGAGATATTACCAGAAGATCGATTTGAAAATATCTTCTAATGGGGTGGGTGTTCTTGGTAAGAAATCATCCTGGGTAAGACCACATTAAGGTGACATAGTCAGCTCAATAAGTTGGATTAAGTGGTTTAACTTCATAATTATACAAGATAAATGATGACATACAATTTcaggaaaaggggaaaaaaagtAAGTGGGTTtgcaaatttaaaaaatattttgttggtGAAAATAAAATAGCAGAATGTTATACTAAGACTTATCTGATGTTTTAGACACAGAATAAAAATAAATGACAAATAAATGGAGTGGCTATAGCTAAATTAAGACTCCACTGAAAGCTATGATCACCTAATGGACAGATGAAGGCAGGGGCATGATTGGAATAAAGAAGGTGATCAGCTTGCTTCACCTCTTGCCCTCTTTTGTGATTATGCTACCATGGTTGCGCAATGGAGGCAGAAACTTGAGCAAGCAGGTAATGTCTATCAAATTGTCCAGGAGTGTAAATAGAGTATGCTTTTGTGTTTCCCTGAAAGTAGCGTTTTGGGTGAAAAGATTAAGACTGAAAGGTCTTGTGGCATAGCACTATGTTTACCATTGTTGGAAAGAAATGCTAGGATCTTCTCAGATGACTATCACTCTTTTCATTTGTTATGGGAGAGAGGGATGTTCTTTGCATTTTTTCCCTTTGGTCCTAAGAGCTTTTGATTATCTTTTAACATGTTCAGCACGACAGAAGGACTGGCAACTTCATTTGTACTACTGTAGTTTTCTTTGGttttatttgtttacttatttatttatttattttttttggggggggggggggggaggcggTAGAGGTGGGTGTAGTGTCCTCTTCTTCcattccttttatatatatatatatatattggattgGACTGAAGTTTCACTAAGGCATAAAAGACAGCTACAGCACAGTGAGCACACAGTTGGGACAAGGAATCTAACAGTTTTCTGTCCAAGGTAGCAACCATATTTCTATGCTGAAGTTAAATCTCACTCATTCAATACAATAAATGGATTACGGTTCTAAAATGTAATGTAAAATATTTGCATTTTATGGTGGCTTTTGGGTTGAATTTCATAGAAGAATGATAACAAAAGATGTACATTCATACATGATGAATTTTCtagtaaaaaaaaatatcttgaaTGTATTCCCCATTTGTGAAAGATGTGCATAAGAATCTGACATGGGATAGGgccaaatattattttaaatcctGACTGCATGTCTCTGGAGCAGATCAATTTCACGAATAAAATTCACCAAATTGTATTATATTGTTGTTCATAATGACATTTCAAAGAAGAGGCTAACCAAAAACAGCAGAAACATATCACATAAACTAACTCTCACAACTAACAAATCACACAACATGTTGTGAAAGTGTACAACAAAAGAGGGATTGGTATTTGCCAAACACAAGCATAAACTTTTTAAACTCTGATATCTCAGCCAAAACAAACAACAATGCACAAGTCATAGTCCATGGCAAGCATCCAAAATACCTTAAAGTTGTTAAGTATGGATTTTaagcttggatttggatttggattttggCAGATTTGGATCAATCTCATTACAATTTTGTAttccattttatccaaatcccGTCAAATCCAAAGTTCAAATTCCAAGCTCCCAAAATGGGGCTTGTTTACTCATAAATcctaaaaattaaaacttgaaaataaaGTCTCTTCTATGCAGGGAACAAACTTTAGAtttcaaatttaagaaaattttggTAGTTCATATCCCAATAAAAACCTTCAAATATCAGCACAAAGAATTTAAGTGATAACTATAAAACCAAATAAATTTCCAAAAAACTTCATTAGACCACTTCAATAATATCAGGACAAAAAATTTAACTGATAAGTGGCAAATAAAATTCCCACAGGCTTCATTGGCAACTTGGCAGTGTGCTTACATATATCCTCTTACACGTAACTGCTGCAACCATAAAAAAAATGCTGAGGAGAGTTGAGCATCAAGATCTCCTCTCCCCTGATTAGCAGAGTATTCTCCAAGATGAGATGCTACACTTCGATGCTAGCCTTCCCATAGGGCCAAAAGTGTCCCAGGGTGCTCTTTAACTTAAGACTATTCATTGTTGATGGAGCATGAGAAAAACCTACAGCCCCAAGTTAGAGTGTGACGTTGAAATACAACTTCCAGATTAAATAATAAACTCACCCACTTGAGATTTTTCTATCCAAGCAAATCTTTTATGCTCTACTTCTGTTTCTACTGTACAACTACAACACATTGCAGATGAGAGCATCTGCCTGATTGCCGAATCATTCAAAAACACAAGAATCATTTCCAATCCACTGCCAGAAACACCCTAAATAAGAACATATCATTTCCATGACTTCAAAAACTCAGCAATATTATTGGTTACTgtgcaaaaaaaaataaaagatttaaaaattaccATTTCAAACAAACGAATTCAAGACAGAGTGCCCAATAACAGAGCATTCAAGTCAACGAAACACAATACAAATCAAATTGAAAGGATTCAAATCAAAAGCCCATTCAGACCATCTATCAAACATCGAAAAAACAAACCAAAATTGAATCGAATGGGCATTCAAGTCTCTCACCTGCAAAACCACCGAGTGTATCACATCCGCGTACTTCACGGCCAAATTGAGTGACATACACCGCGCAGGCGCAACCGCATAGCACATGACACTACTCCGTGGAATCCCCCCTAATCTATCGCGGTGATTCACGACAATGATCGTGAGGATCGCCGCAACACCAGACCCCAGCGAGTGCCCAGCAAAAATCATCTTGTACGAAGATCCGTTCTCGACCCAGAGCCGCTTTAGGGTTTCCGATTCCTGGTTGAGCAGCCAAGCAGCAGATTTCAGAAGCCCATGGTGAACGTACCTgcgaaagaagaagaagaagaagaagaagaagaagaagaagaagaagaagaagaaattagaatAAGCAGAGAAGAACAGAACACAGCACTCATATAATTAGAGGAGGGGTTTTACTTTACCCGCCGTCGAACATCTGCATGCCGAGGCGGTTGTCGAGGAGGACTTTGTAGTCGCTCTCCTTGATGAGGTTGAGGCCGCGGATGGCGAGGACGATCTCGCGGTGTTCATGGTCGGCGTAGATGAGATAAGGCGGGGCGTTGCCTAGAGTCTGTTCGTAGGAGACGCGCTTTATGACCCAGTCTGGGTTGAGGCGGTAGCCGCCGGGCGGGGGGAATTGGGGATTGCGGAGGTCGTCCTCGTAGACGGCCAGGATGATGCGGCAGACACGGGGGACTGGCTCGAACTCCTCCGCCGTGGCCAGCGCCCAGGTTGCGCTGTCGTCGGAACCCACGTAGGTGCAGCGCTTCCATGCCCACCGGAGGCACCCCAGCACCACCACGCACTCCACCCCACACGACACTGACATTTATTAATTTCTTACCCTTTTTCCTTGATTCCTTAGCAACTctcagaaagagagagagagaacaaagagAAATGCAGCAgagagatggtggatgtattAATGTAGTTGAAGACTTCACGTGGGccggcggcggcggcggcagcTAAGGAGGTGCTTCGGCGGACAGAGAGTTGTCGGAGATGAGAGAGAGAAGGGGTTTTGTAGGAGATGGGTGCCACTCTGGACTGGGTCCAGCCATCTAGTCCTTTCTCCTTTTCTTGTCTTAAATATTAATGAGTAAGTTTTACATTGTAGTATTTTTCCTCACACGCactattactattttttatttttaattttttttaaaaaattataaaaaataataaaaaattatagaacataagaaaataattataaatagttATTAAGATATTTTAAGATTATTACAAGTAGTTAtaagaataaatttaaaatagttataaggatattttgatattattatgagtaattgaaaaaaaattaagataataATTAGTAATTAGAggaataaatttaatatttttttttttaaaaaaaaatggagaatcTCCTCATAATATTAAAGACCATATAAGGTGAGCttaataaaaaatacaatatttttaatttttaaaaattatgaattgttttaaatatttaattttaaaatatttatgccTCTTCGAGAATTAACTTgagtttaattttaaattttacatgtggttgttttttcttttactaaatctaaaaaaaaatgtaaaattttaaagattttgaaaagttacataatttaattaaatccgtgtcataatatatatatatatatatatatatatatatattaatattattattgttatctaTTATTGGTCATTTGGGGGGTTTGGTATGGTCTATAAAGTTATAGATGTGGTATGAGTGTTCAAACATATAAAAGAGTAAAATAATCCATAGTGTAGACTTCCAGGGAGTAAAGTACTTTTTATTTAACAGGAAGATGATTTgccaattaaaaaaattgaagtaaTTATTTAGACTCAATTTATCATACAATTGGATTCGATTCAATTCAATTCTACTTAAATTAAATTGAGTTCAACCTGATTGAGTAATTTAACAATTTGAGTACAAATTTTATAATATTACTTGTAAGTTTAAtcaagtttaattaaatttttataatttatttttttatgttacatatttatatataatatacattatatttatttaataacgCATGTAATTGTATTATTTATATtgttttatatattattttaatattaatttataatcaagTTGAGTTTAATTAAGATAAACTTGAATTTTTTAAGAATTTATAACCAAATCAAGTTTGAATTTGACTGTTTTGTAATTGATCAAATTAGAGTTGAGTTTAagttttttaaacattttctaatcAAGTTAAGCTTGAGAATCAAGTATCGCACAATGTTAACTCGACTCCACTCAAATGCACCTCCTAAGCATATGTCTTGTTCAGTTTGTTCCTCATATATCCCTCTACGTGATAAAAAGTTAGTCATGTTCATGTTAAaggttttaaattcaaatattgataGAGATAAGAAGGGTTATAAAATGAAAGATGAATTACATTCTAAATGGAGTCCATACCCAATATGGACATTACAAATTAATCACCAGCTCCATGCATATTTATTCATATTTATTgtcatttatttaatttataattctaaatttatggttattttagaaaatgaTAAATTAAATACGAAAATTGTTTATTTATGtacttttttttattaatgatgAAACAAATTTGGTATATTTCTAGTGGCCAATAACAATTTATTGGTAATTAGAGGAATGAATTTAATAATGCAAAAACGAAGGAGAATCCCTTTACTATGGCAAGTGCAGGGTTCACCACCCTATTTTGTTTTTATAGAGAAAATTTTtgtatctctttttttttttctttttttttttcgattacGTAAGAACTCCAGCTACCAACGATCCTTTCGGACCCCTGGTGcagcaccaaacttacggatcagcgtcctccgctcctaggtctcgctgatcagggtaaagtccggatgcGGACACGGCTTTTATGCATTAGTTGGACATTCAAAAATTATTGTATCTCTTTGGTATGGTGTTATGTAGTTTTCTCACTCAGGCATGGAGGGATCCTTCAAATCCCATCACTAAGGCTTTGACAGCTTCTGAGatagtttgtttttatttttggataTAAATTTGTTATACTGTGGATATTTATTTAATTAGGACTAGCATTTGATATTGAGAGAGCCCATCCATATTCCATTAGTAGCAAGTATTTCCTGAATAGACTCTAAATGGTAGACTTTCTTCAAATTGTATGTCTCAGGTGTCGGACTGGTGTCAAAACCAACTATCATTAGAATATAACATGATCTCTCTCTAGGATTAGTGggactaggggtgagcataattcggggaaaaccgaattaaccgactgaaattggtcggttcggttcggttaaaaaattatGTTCGGTCGGTTCAGTTATGCTTTCCAACATTTCggtgaatcgggtttcggttcggttaatggagaatgttaattcggttaaccgattaaccgaattaataattaattaaatttaaatataaattagtaaattaaaatctGGTTATTATTATTCTGGTATTCTCTCAAACTCTCAGGCTCAGTCTCACACTCAGCCAGAACGTAGAAGACCCTCCCTCACTGGTagtgagtcactgcctctctctcgctaACCTGAGCTCGCTCCTCCGCAGTCCACACCAGACACCACCGGTCCACCAAActccatcttcacgcgatgccatCGTATGTGTCCATCGCCGTCGCCATCGCCCGGCCATCGTCACCAACACGGCAACACAGACTACACAGTCACTGCTCTTTGAAATCGGAAGGCCATCACTGAGTCACTACCTCTCTCCCGCTCATCCGAGCTCACTGCTCCGCACCGCCATCGC
This window contains:
- the LOC131160243 gene encoding uncharacterized protein LOC131160243, translating into MSVSCGVECVVVLGCLRWAWKRCTYVGSDDSATWALATAEEFEPVPRVCRIILAVYEDDLRNPQFPPPGGYRLNPDWVIKRVSYEQTLGNAPPYLIYADHEHREIVLAIRGLNLIKESDYKVLLDNRLGMQMFDGGYVHHGLLKSAAWLLNQESETLKRLWVENGSSYKMIFAGHSLGSGVAAILTIIVVNHRDRLGGIPRSSVMCYAVAPARCMSLNLAVKYADVIHSVVLQDDFLPRTPTPLEDIFKSIFCLPCLLFLVCLRDTFIPEDRKLRDPRRLYAPGRMYHIVERKFCRCGRFTPEARTAIPVEGRFEHIVLSCNSTSDHGIIWIVRESEKALERIKESSETITTAPKIPRLERLQTIEKEHKDALQKAVSLNIPHAVPASEELSGDEDAETSHNQSEEASKPKSRSSGGRTNWDELVEKLFKKDELGHLLLKRETNASANTTE